GCAGCAGTTCACCCAGTACGGCGGGGCACGTCCCTTCGGAACAGCCCTCCTGGTAGCTGGAACGGATGACCTCGGAGTACACCTCTTCGAGACCGACCCCTCCGGAGCACTTGTCGCATACAAGGCGACAGGAATCGGAAGCGGACGCCCCGCAGTCATGGACGTATTCGAGAAGGAATACAAGGACGACATGACCGCCAATGCGGCACTGAAGCTCGGACTGAAGGCGTTGGAGGCAGCCATCGAGGAGAAGCCCAGCGCCGAGACCACAGAGATCGGTGTTGCCGAGGTCGGAAAGAGGTTCAGGAGACTGACCGAATCCGAGATCGAGGCACTGCTGAAGAAATCCAAGGAAAAGGCCTGAGGCAGGAACATGGTCAGCCTTGATGACGCGATCACAGCGAAGCTTGAGAGTCACGGAGAGACATTCGAGATCCTCCTGGACCCCAAGGTATTCGACCTGATCAAACAGGGAAAGTCCTTCGACATCGTCGACTACATGGCAGTGGAGGAGGTCTTCAAGAACGCAAGCAAGGGGACCAAGCAGGCAGAGGACAAACTGAAGGAGGCCTTCGGGACAGAGGACGTCGCGGAGATCGCGAGCAAGATCGTCGAGAAGGGTGAGATTCAAATCACGGCCGAACAGCGCAAGGAGATGCTGGAGGCCAAGAAGCAACAGATAATCACCTACATCGCCGCAAATGCGATCAACCCGCAGACAAAGACTCCCCACCCACCGTTGAGGATACAGCTGGCGCTGGAGGAGGCCAAGTTCCACGTGGACCCCTTCAAACCGCTGGACAAGGAGATCGACGAGGCTATGAAACTCCTCAGACCTCTCCTTCCCATAAGGTTCGAGAAATCCCATATCGCCATCAAACTGGACGGTGCCGATTACGGACGCTGCTTCGATGACATCATCAGCTACGGTATCGTCGAGAAGGAAGAATGGACCGCTGACGGTTCATGGATAGGCGTCATGGAGATACCTGCAGGCCTGATAACAGAGATCACGGACAAGCTCAAGCACAAGACGAAGGGCTCTGCATCCGTGAAATTGATTAATTGACATTCGCGAGAGTGATAAAATGGAAAAAAGAAACGCCAGACAGACACGTCAGATCGTCGTGCCCGGTGACATCCTCGACGGAACGGGGATGAGGCCCGGAGAGAACGCATACGTGCTGGACGGCAAGGTTCGCGCCAGCGTTATGGGAGTAAGGAATGTCTTCCAGAACACTGTCGGAGTCATTCCCCTCAGGGGAGGATACATGCCCACATCCGGCGACACCGTCTTCGGAGTCATCGTGGACATCGGACCCTCCAACTGGTTGGTGGATATCGGTGCACCTTACCCTGCACCGCTGCATGTGAGCGAAGTACCCTGGAAGGTCGAGTTCGGAGACACATCCAGGTTCCTGACCATCGGGAACGTTGTGCTCCTGAAGGTGCTCGCAGTGGACGAGAGTAAGAAGATCTCCGTCACGATGAAGGATTCGGGACTGAGGAAGATCGAGGGCGGAAGGCTCGTGAAGATCTCCCACACCAAGGTCTCCAGGGTCATCGGCAAGAGCGGATCTATGATCTCCATGCTGAAGAACATGACCGACTGCCGTATCACCGTCGGACAGAACGGATGGATATGGGTGGACGGCGAGGATGAGGAAGCTGACGTGGCAGTCGAGGCGATCAAGATGATCGAGGACCTCGCCCAGAGCAGCAACCTGACTGACAGGATTAAAGAATTTATCGAGAAGAAGATCCCTCAGGACGAGGAATATGATGAGGGGGATGAGTGACCATGAGCGGACACACAGATATGGTATTAGTTGACGATAACGGCCTCAGGATCGACGGAAGGACCGCCGACCAGCACAGGCCCTTCAAGATTGAGGCAGGAGTCCTCAACAATGCGGACGGGTCCGCATACGTGGAGATTGGAAAGAACAAGGTCCTTGCAGCGGTCTACGGACCCAGGGAATGCCACCCCAGGCACCTGCAGGACCCTACGAAGGCCATCGTGCAGTGCAAGTACAACATGCAGTCCTTCTCTGTCAGCGACAGGAAGAGGCCCGGACCGGACAGAAGGTCCATCGAGATTTCCAAGATCATCTCCGAGGCACTGGAGAAGGTCGTCCTCACAGAGCTCTACCCCCGTGCATCCATCGATGTCTTCATCGAGATCCTGCAGGCTAACGCAGGAACAAGGTGCGCAGGACTCACAGCGGCATCCGTCGCACTCGCTGACGCAGGTATCCCCATGAGGGACATCGTCCCTGCACTGGCATGCGGAAAGGCTGACGGACACGTCCTCCTGGACCTCAACAAGGAGGAGGACAACTACGGACAGGCGGATGTGCCCATCGCGATCATCCCCTCCACTGACGAGATCGTTCTCCTGCAGATGGACGGAAACATGACACGCGAGGAGTTCGACCACGGAATCAAGATGGCCGTAGCAGGCTGCCACGAGCTCCACGAGCTCCAGGTGGACGCACTGAAGAGACGCTACTCCAAGAACGCAGAGGAGGCATCCGAATGACCGAGATGATGTCCGAGATCAAGCGCGACCACATGATGAAGCTCATCGCCGACGGCAAGAGGCTGGACGGACGCGGAGTCACCGACGTCCGTGACATCAGCATCGTCACCGATGTCATCGAGAGCGCAGACGGATCCGCAAGGATCAAGATGGGAAAGACCGAGGTCATCGCCGGAGTCAAGATCATCCCCGGAACACCGTTCCCTGACACCCCCAACATCGGAGTGCTCACGACCGGTGCCGAGCTTATCCCCATGGCACACCCCACATTCGAGTCCGGACCGCCCGGAGAGGATGCGATCGAGCTCGCCCGTGTCGTCGACCGCGGTATCCGTGAGTCAGGCATGGTCGATGTCGAGGCACTGTGCATCGTACCCGGAGAAGAGGTCTGGATGTGCTTCGTCGACATATACGCCCTCGACTATGACGGCAACCTGTTCGACGCTGCCAACCTGGCTGCGGTATGCGCACTCAAGTCGGCTACCATCCCGGGAGAGCAGTACGGAAAGGGAGAGAACAAGCCCCTGC
The nucleotide sequence above comes from Methanomassiliicoccales archaeon LGM-RCC1. Encoded proteins:
- the psmA gene encoding archaeal proteasome endopeptidase complex subunit alpha, with the protein product MQPGQMAYDRGITVFSPDGRLFQVEYAREAVKKGSTTIGLKYKGGVALIVDKRSMSKLLEPKSTEKIHDIDDYIGCATSGLVADARVLVDQARHEAQVHRVSYGENISVEMLVKKVCDYKQQFTQYGGARPFGTALLVAGTDDLGVHLFETDPSGALVAYKATGIGSGRPAVMDVFEKEYKDDMTANAALKLGLKALEAAIEEKPSAETTEIGVAEVGKRFRRLTESEIEALLKKSKEKA
- a CDS encoding ribosome assembly factor SBDS, giving the protein MVSLDDAITAKLESHGETFEILLDPKVFDLIKQGKSFDIVDYMAVEEVFKNASKGTKQAEDKLKEAFGTEDVAEIASKIVEKGEIQITAEQRKEMLEAKKQQIITYIAANAINPQTKTPHPPLRIQLALEEAKFHVDPFKPLDKEIDEAMKLLRPLLPIRFEKSHIAIKLDGADYGRCFDDIISYGIVEKEEWTADGSWIGVMEIPAGLITEITDKLKHKTKGSASVKLIN
- the rrp4 gene encoding exosome complex RNA-binding protein Rrp4, whose translation is MEKRNARQTRQIVVPGDILDGTGMRPGENAYVLDGKVRASVMGVRNVFQNTVGVIPLRGGYMPTSGDTVFGVIVDIGPSNWLVDIGAPYPAPLHVSEVPWKVEFGDTSRFLTIGNVVLLKVLAVDESKKISVTMKDSGLRKIEGGRLVKISHTKVSRVIGKSGSMISMLKNMTDCRITVGQNGWIWVDGEDEEADVAVEAIKMIEDLAQSSNLTDRIKEFIEKKIPQDEEYDEGDE
- the rrp41 gene encoding exosome complex exonuclease Rrp41, whose amino-acid sequence is MSGHTDMVLVDDNGLRIDGRTADQHRPFKIEAGVLNNADGSAYVEIGKNKVLAAVYGPRECHPRHLQDPTKAIVQCKYNMQSFSVSDRKRPGPDRRSIEISKIISEALEKVVLTELYPRASIDVFIEILQANAGTRCAGLTAASVALADAGIPMRDIVPALACGKADGHVLLDLNKEEDNYGQADVPIAIIPSTDEIVLLQMDGNMTREEFDHGIKMAVAGCHELHELQVDALKRRYSKNAEEASE
- the rrp42 gene encoding exosome complex protein Rrp42, which encodes MTEMMSEIKRDHMMKLIADGKRLDGRGVTDVRDISIVTDVIESADGSARIKMGKTEVIAGVKIIPGTPFPDTPNIGVLTTGAELIPMAHPTFESGPPGEDAIELARVVDRGIRESGMVDVEALCIVPGEEVWMCFVDIYALDYDGNLFDAANLAAVCALKSATIPGEQYGKGENKPLPITCTPISITEVKIGNTLIVDPNFDEEQISTARLTVTTDDIGNFRAMQKGGCGSITLDELSLCLDRAVEKGAEIRKLIG